In the genome of Arachis stenosperma cultivar V10309 chromosome 2, arast.V10309.gnm1.PFL2, whole genome shotgun sequence, the window TCACGCTGCTGCATCCAAATGAGGGAGAGAAAGGAGTTCGGCTGCTTTTAATGAGTTGGTCCGGTTGAACCGATGGCCCGGTTCGAgtccggttcaaccggttcgaccCGTTCGGTCTAATCTTGGACCGATTTCTTcgaaattggtgtcaaaattctcgtttcgatgagctctatcctaatttaatataatattcacatttctaatcttccttattaaaaattaatttattgactaattatctactaatttaaccgggatttacatcctacccacctaataaagaattttgccctcaaaattcaaatctagtTACCTGAAAAGAGATATGGATAGTCTTTTCGCATATTTGATTTGAGCTCCCAGGTATGTTCCTCGATACCAGCTCGACTCCAAGCTACTTTTACCAATAATACTTCCCTTCCTCGTAATCGTTTAACCCTGGTGTCATCAATTCTTACCGGAGCTACTGGAAGTGTTAGATCTTCTCTCACTTGGATTGGTTCCGGTTCTAGAATATGACTTGcgtcaggagtgtacttcctaAGCTGAGACAcatgaaacacgtcgtgcaaaTTCGAAAGATATGGCGGTAAGGCAATTCTATAAGCCACTGGCCCAATCCTCTTCAGAATCTCAAAGGGTCCAATATAACGGGGATTCAGTTTCTTAGTCTTAATAGCTCTTCCCACTCTAGTGGTTGGTGTAACTTTCAAAAAGACATGTTCTCCTTCTTTGAATTCCAaaggctttcgcctctgatcagCATAGCTCTTCTGGCAGCTTTGGGGTATAAGCATTCGACTACGAATTTTCTTTATCTGCTCAGTCGTTTCAGCTATCACCTCAGGCCCTAATAAAATCTTTTCTCCAGTTTCATACCAACACAATGGAGATTAACATTTTCTGCCATACAGAGCCTCATAtggagccattccaatgctcgcatgatagcTATTGTTATAAGCGAATTCTattaatggcatataccgatcccagctCGCTGGCTGGTCTAAAACACAAGCCCTTAGCATATCCTCCAAGGTCTGAATAGTTCTCTCTGactgaccatctgtttgagggtGATACGCAATACTCAAACTTAGCTGAGTTCCAAATGCACGCTGAAAAGCTCCCCAGAACCTTGATGTAAAGCGAGGATCCCTATCAGATATAATGGTAGAAGGCACGCCATGCAATCTGACAATCTCTTTAATATACATTCGAGCTAATTCTTCCATTGTACAACTTATTCGGATAGGAAGAAAGTGAGCCGATTTTGTCAGTCGATCCACAACCACCCAAATAACATCACAACCAGACCGGGTTCTAGGCAAACCtatcacaaaatccattgcaatactctcccatttccattgtggaatctctaaaggctGAAGGGTTTCTGATGGTCTCTGATGCTCAATCTTAACCTTCTGACATGTTAAACATTTAGATACATGTAATGCTACATTATTCTTCATCCCTGGCCACCAGAACATCGCTTTCAAATCCTGATACATTTTAGTACTCCCTGGATGAATTGAGAACCCACTCTTATGAGCTTCCTTCAAGATACTTTGTCGCAGGTCTCCAATATTAGGCACAATAATCCGATTCTTGAACCTCCATAAACCATCCTGACCTTCtaacactctccactgttttccctGTTCAACTGCTGGTAATACCTTACGTAACGCTTCACTATCTCGATGAGCCTTCAAAAGTTCTAATTTAAAATCACTTGAAATCTGCAACTGACTCAAACACAGGATTCCAGATTCTTCTCTAATTCCCAAATTCAAATCATGAAATGCCCTTAGTAATTCTTCCTCCTgtagcatcatccaagctgcatATAAAGACTTCCGACTCAAAGCGTCCGCCACAACGTTCGCTTTTCCTGGAtgataattcaattcaaaatcataatctTTTAGAAGCTCCATCCATCTCCTCTGACGCATATTCAACTCTTTCTGCTCAAAAAGATACTTCAAACTCTTATGGTCTGAGAAAACATGAAACTTAAcaccatagagataatgcctccaaaTCTTTAAAGCAAACACAACAGCAGCAAGTTCCAAATCGTGTGTCGGATAGTTCATTTCATGCGGCCTTAACTGCCGTGAGGCGTATGCCACAACATTCTGGTGCTGCATCAGAATGCACCCtaaacctttcagagatgcatcaCAATACACTTCAAACGGTTCACTTGGTTCGGGCAATACCAATACGGGTGCAGTAGTCAATCTGTGCTTCAATTCTTGAAAACTCTCCTCACACTCTGGAGTCCAGATAAAAGGCATATCTTTCCTAGTCAATTTAGTTAAAGGTAAGGCGAGCTGTGAAAATCCCTTAATGAATCTGCGATAATACCCCGCCAAACCTAAGAAACTCCTGATCTCTGTCACTGAAGTTGGTCGCTCCCAATTCATCACTGCTTCAACCTTAGCAGGATCCACAGCTATTCCCtgcttactcaccacgtggccgagaaacttcacctcactcttccagaACTCGCATTTAGATAACTTAGCGTACAACTTCCTATCTCTCAGAATTTGCAGCATAGTTCGCAAGTGATCAGTATGTTCCTCTTCAGTCTTAGAATAAACAAgaatgtcatcaatgaagacaataACAAACTTGTCCAGATACGGTCGGAAAATCCTGTTCATATAATCCATAAATACTGCCGGGGCATTAGttaacccaaaagacattactGTATATTCATAATGACCATAACGCGTCCTGAAAGCAGTCTTCGGAATATCCTCATCTCTAACCCTTATCTGATGATATCCGGATCGCAGATCAATCTTAGAAAACACACCGGCTCCCTGTAACTGATCCATTAGATCATCGATTCTAGGCAACGGATATTTGTTCTTCACAGTGATCTTATTCAACTGCCGATAGTCGACACACAaacgcatactcccatccttcttctttactaGTAACACTGGTGCTCCCCAcggagaaacacttggtcgGATGAAATGTTTACTTAACAAATCTTCCAGCTGAGCTTTCAGTTCAGCCATTTCTAaaggtgacatcctataaggagtaATTGAAATTGGACCAGATCCTGGTACCAACTCGATTGCAAATTCAACCTCTCGATTAGGTGGGAATTCATTAATATCATCCGGAAGCACATCTGGAAATTCACATACAACCAGAATCTGCTCTAAACTCTGATCATCACCTGATACTCCCGCAGTTAATAACATAATACCCTGACATTCAGTTCCATAACAGTTTACTATCATAGAATTCAAATAGTAACTATTCACCACAACCAGTGCTTCTGACCCTTCCGGCATAAACTGTACTAACTTCTCAAAACAATCAAGCAAAACATGATTCTtggataaccaatccaatcccaaaatGAGATCAAGACCAGTCATAGGCAAACAAATCAAATCATGCACAAATTCACGCTGTTGTACTCGAAAGGGAACTTGTGGACATCCTATCCTAGTCACCATAGCTTCATGAGTAGcattatatattttcaaatcataaccTAAAACCACCATtctcaatcctaactcatgggccttttcaaatgcaataaatgaatgACTTGCTcctgaatcaaataaagcatttaagaTTTTACCAGCCATTTCACAATTACCTCTAAtaagtgtctcagatccctcaacACCTATGGTAGAAGTGGTGTATACTCTCCCTGGCTGCTGCACCCTACTAGTCTCATACTTCTTCTTCTCCGGGCAATTACTGGCTATATGCCCGGGCTGTCCACAGGAATAGCATACTCCAAGTCCTAATCTGCACGGAACTCCAGGATGATACTTTCCACACTTCTGACAATTCAGATCCTGCTGtggctgcttcccaaaccttCTTCCCTGATTAACATTGGTACTCAGCCTTTTGTAATTACCTTGACCCTGAGTCTGCTGCGGAACaaagcctccacacttgaaATTCCTACCTCTCGGAGCAAAGTTCCTCCCTGAAGGCCTCTGAAAAGGCACCCTCAAACTTTCTTTCTCTGCTGCCGCCTTCCTCACACAATCCTCAGCCACCCTACTCTTATTCACCAATTCAGAAAATACCCTGATCTCCATTGGGGCAACGAAGCTCAGAATATCATTCCGAAGACCTCCTTCATAtttaatacacttccattcaGCAAAATCTTCAGGCGCACCTTGACAGATACGAGAAAAGCGACACAACTCCTCAAACTTACTAGTATACTCAGCAACAGTCATCTGTCCCTGCTTTAACTGCATTAATTAAAGTTCCTTGGCATTTCTGGCTGAATTAGGAAAAtatttcttatagaactctGTCCGGAAAACCTCCCAAGGAATCGCAGCACCATCAGGATGCAGGATACGTCGTGTTCCCTGCCACCAATACTGAGCTTCACCTTGCAACTGATAAGTTCCAAATTTAACCCATTGCTCTTCAGGAACCTGTTGTGCCTGTAACGCCCTTTCCATAGCCTGAATCCAATTATCTGCGTCAGTGGGATTTG includes:
- the LOC130962525 gene encoding uncharacterized protein LOC130962525 produces the protein MLIPQSCQKSYADQRRKPLEFKEGEHVFLKVTPTTRVGRAIKTKKLNPRYIGPFEILKRIGPVAYRIALPPYLSNLHDVFHVSQLRKYTPDASHILEPEPIQVREDLTLPVAPVRIDDTRVKRLRGREVLLVKVAWSRAGIEEHTWELKSNMRKDYPYLFSGN